The following are encoded in a window of Telmatobacter sp. DSM 110680 genomic DNA:
- a CDS encoding PSD1 and planctomycete cytochrome C domain-containing protein — MAGIVLFAGIKVSASDDPLAPGTNEFYAKRVAPILQSNCLKCHDDTAKGGLQLDSYSLIRKGGQDGPVIVPGDLEASMLIQAVRRNGDLKMPPKYALKDTEVADLEAWVKAGAVGADLPQTPTASAKDSSNSSQGAAAAIAASPTVKNVSAEVDTDFFENKVRPIFANNCYECHADQASGGMRLDSKGAFDQGGGRGPLIVSGNPDKSLLIQAVKQTGMLKMPKGGKLRDDEVAILEAWVQKGAPWPSTTSAIITSITARTGAITEKQRQFWSFQPLKSVPPPQVQDARLAHWPRTAIDHFILAGLHSSGLAPAPEADRRTLIRRATYDLTGLPPTQDEVDSYLRDKSANAWEKVVDRLLASPRYGERWGRHWLDVARYAEDDVRGLDPKQRGYMPFAGAFRYRDWVIKAFNTDLPYDRFVTMQLAGDKLPFKDQNERQDNLTATTYLGAGPWVWDQAEPIQGRADERNERVDAVTRGLLGLTVACARCHNHKYDPIPQKDYYKVVSIFANSTYTEYPVVSKVAVDAWDKKNLQAAKLRADLRDYTTAVGKQLAEALSIQTSDYMTAAWNVLGKPKKTVDEVSASKHLDPEVLQRWVDYLPKQHAYPYLDDWKAMTASSESTEDQARALGDAFQKLVLQVHSENAKIEEENDVVRAKNGVPKHKLLDAKPSEFETFDQFCPGCELELKALPTFEAKLYLDLFVTQSGDMEEKFIPGVMFFTGWSLTRRLGPQWQTYIETQQKHIAALEKELKEADYPYVHGMSDKPKIEDVKLNIRGNPHSMGEIAPRGFLAVLSPPGKPAYSDGSGRLEFAADIAQNPLAARVIVNRVWKWHFGTGIVNTPDNFGIMGDKPSDPELLEFLAKEFIDHKQSIKWLQRQIMLSAVYQTTVEESPEAHDKDAANRLYSHFNRQRLDAEEIRDSMLFAAGDLDLKQTFGPSTDFSSDNDRRTVFCKVSRYRLNNYLMVFDFPNPSFTAEQRFSSNVPLQQLHFMNNPFVYKQAGVLAERVHSESTEEARIIKAYQYLFQRRPSAEELQVGLKFMTTTPEKPGYTVEGKPVTAWSEYARALFSSNEFQFVN; from the coding sequence GTGGCTGGCATAGTCCTGTTCGCCGGGATCAAGGTGTCAGCGTCCGACGACCCTCTCGCGCCCGGCACTAATGAGTTTTATGCAAAGCGCGTCGCGCCAATCCTGCAAAGTAACTGTTTGAAGTGTCATGACGACACGGCTAAAGGCGGTTTGCAACTCGATTCATACTCGTTGATCCGTAAAGGCGGACAGGACGGCCCTGTCATTGTTCCGGGAGATCTTGAAGCCAGCATGCTGATTCAGGCGGTTCGCCGTAACGGCGACCTGAAGATGCCGCCAAAGTACGCATTGAAGGACACAGAAGTGGCGGATCTCGAAGCATGGGTGAAGGCAGGTGCCGTGGGCGCCGACCTTCCGCAAACGCCAACGGCCTCCGCGAAAGATTCGTCTAATTCCTCACAAGGTGCAGCTGCTGCAATTGCTGCTTCGCCAACCGTGAAGAATGTTTCAGCTGAAGTTGACACGGACTTCTTTGAGAACAAGGTCCGACCCATCTTCGCCAATAATTGTTACGAGTGCCATGCCGACCAGGCCTCCGGCGGAATGCGGTTGGATTCAAAGGGTGCGTTCGATCAAGGTGGCGGTCGCGGTCCCTTAATCGTGTCGGGGAATCCCGACAAGAGTCTACTGATCCAAGCTGTCAAGCAGACAGGCATGCTCAAGATGCCCAAAGGTGGCAAACTTCGCGACGACGAAGTCGCCATCTTGGAAGCTTGGGTGCAAAAAGGTGCGCCGTGGCCCTCCACCACCTCTGCGATCATCACCTCGATCACTGCAAGGACTGGTGCAATCACCGAAAAGCAGCGCCAGTTCTGGTCGTTTCAGCCGCTCAAATCCGTGCCTCCGCCCCAAGTCCAGGACGCGCGTTTGGCTCATTGGCCTCGCACCGCCATCGACCACTTCATCCTTGCTGGCTTGCACTCATCAGGTCTGGCGCCCGCTCCCGAAGCCGATCGTCGCACCCTGATCCGAAGGGCCACCTATGATTTGACCGGACTTCCGCCCACGCAGGATGAAGTCGACTCATATCTCCGTGATAAATCTGCGAATGCTTGGGAGAAAGTGGTCGATCGTCTTCTCGCTTCACCCCGCTACGGAGAGCGGTGGGGGCGGCATTGGCTAGACGTTGCCCGCTACGCGGAAGATGATGTGCGTGGCCTTGATCCCAAGCAGCGCGGATACATGCCCTTCGCAGGAGCGTTTCGTTATCGCGATTGGGTCATCAAAGCCTTCAACACGGACCTACCCTACGATCGCTTCGTGACGATGCAACTCGCCGGCGACAAACTTCCTTTCAAGGATCAGAACGAACGCCAGGATAACCTGACCGCCACTACGTATCTGGGCGCCGGTCCTTGGGTTTGGGATCAGGCTGAGCCGATTCAAGGCCGTGCCGATGAGCGCAACGAACGCGTAGACGCTGTAACGCGTGGCCTTCTGGGGCTCACCGTTGCCTGTGCTCGCTGCCACAATCACAAATACGATCCCATCCCGCAGAAGGATTACTACAAGGTTGTCAGTATATTTGCGAACTCAACCTACACTGAGTATCCCGTAGTTTCAAAGGTCGCCGTAGACGCCTGGGACAAGAAAAATCTTCAGGCCGCAAAGTTGCGCGCAGACCTGAGAGACTACACAACGGCGGTCGGCAAACAGCTTGCCGAGGCACTCTCGATTCAGACTTCTGATTACATGACTGCGGCCTGGAACGTACTGGGCAAGCCAAAGAAGACAGTGGATGAAGTCTCAGCGAGCAAGCATCTCGATCCCGAAGTCTTGCAGCGCTGGGTTGATTACCTTCCCAAGCAGCATGCTTATCCGTATCTCGACGATTGGAAAGCGATGACGGCCTCGTCCGAGAGTACCGAAGATCAAGCGAGAGCACTCGGTGATGCTTTTCAGAAGCTCGTTCTGCAAGTGCACAGCGAGAATGCCAAGATCGAAGAAGAAAACGATGTTGTCCGCGCCAAGAACGGGGTGCCGAAACACAAGTTGCTCGATGCAAAGCCAAGCGAGTTCGAAACCTTCGATCAGTTTTGTCCCGGTTGCGAACTTGAGCTGAAAGCGCTGCCTACCTTCGAAGCCAAGCTTTACCTCGATCTCTTCGTCACGCAATCCGGAGATATGGAAGAGAAGTTCATCCCGGGCGTAATGTTCTTCACCGGTTGGAGTCTTACGCGAAGACTTGGCCCACAATGGCAAACCTACATCGAAACGCAGCAAAAACACATCGCCGCTCTCGAAAAGGAGCTGAAAGAAGCCGACTATCCCTACGTGCACGGCATGTCAGATAAACCCAAGATCGAGGACGTCAAGCTGAACATTCGCGGGAATCCGCACTCGATGGGAGAGATCGCGCCGCGTGGATTTCTCGCCGTACTGAGTCCTCCCGGCAAACCAGCCTACTCCGATGGAAGTGGTCGCCTGGAGTTTGCTGCTGACATTGCGCAAAATCCGTTGGCTGCGCGCGTGATCGTCAATCGCGTTTGGAAATGGCATTTCGGTACAGGGATTGTGAACACACCGGACAACTTCGGCATTATGGGCGATAAGCCGTCCGATCCAGAACTGCTGGAATTTCTGGCGAAGGAATTTATCGATCACAAACAATCCATCAAATGGCTGCAGCGGCAGATCATGCTCTCTGCCGTTTACCAGACCACCGTGGAGGAGTCACCTGAAGCGCATGACAAGGACGCGGCCAACCGCCTCTATTCACACTTTAACCGCCAACGACTCGACGCCGAGGAGATACGGGACAGCATGTTGTTTGCAGCGGGTGATCTTGATCTCAAACAGACTTTCGGGCCGTCGACCGACTTCTCTTCGGACAATGACCGTCGCACCGTCTTCTGCAAGGTCAGTCGTTACCGTTTAAACAACTACCTGATGGTCTTCGATTTTCCAAATCCAAGTTTCACCGCCGAGCAGCGTTTTTCAAGTAATGTTCCCCTTCAGCAACTGCACTTCATGAACAATCCATTTGTATACAAGCAGGCAGGGGTTTTAGCCGAGCGTGTGCATAGCGAATCGACTGAGGAAGCTCGAATAATCAAGGCGTATCAATATCTGTTCCAGAGAAGGCCCTCGGCGGAAGAATTGCAGGTCGGCCTCAAATTCATGACGACCACGCCCGAGAAGCCCGGCTACACAGTCGAAGGCAAACCAGTGACCGCCTGGAGTGAGTATGCACGGGCGCTCTTCAGCTCCAATGAGTTTCAATTTGTGAATTGA
- a CDS encoding DUF1501 domain-containing protein yields the protein MIHKPSANAITRRDALRTMGCGFGYLSLASLVGQSLARAESSLDRPSWMITDKPKAKHVIFLFMNGGLSQVDSFDPKPALEKYHGQPMPGGDLQHERKTGNLMRSPFSFKKYGKSGIEVSEIFPHLAECVDDMCFVRSVYTEIPNHEPALLMMNTGANFAGRPSMGSWLTYGLGTTNKNLPGFVVLCPDVPTTVGPPLWSSAFLSPVHQGTYVADTIDKSEFDPLQLISNIHNDRFDLKAQQKEIDLVKELDELNVKSTPGSSHDPQLEATIGAMETAFRMQTEAPDVFDVRKESDATIKMYGEGSTARGCLTAARLIERGVRMVQIYYAKGDPWDHHFDIEMHRKTGRDSDQPFAALIKDLKARGLFDETIIVAGSEFGRTPVVEVGSAFMGGQTHNGRDHNPHGFTMWLAGGGFKQGFTYGATDDFGWKAVENPVHVHDIHATILYQLGIDHTKLTYHYSGRDYRLTDLAGNVVHDLIA from the coding sequence ATGATACATAAGCCTTCGGCGAATGCGATCACGAGGCGCGACGCACTCAGAACCATGGGTTGCGGCTTTGGCTATCTGAGTCTCGCCAGTCTGGTCGGACAATCATTGGCGCGAGCCGAGAGTTCGCTCGATCGCCCGTCCTGGATGATTACCGACAAGCCCAAGGCTAAGCACGTCATCTTCCTCTTTATGAACGGTGGCCTGTCGCAGGTCGACAGCTTTGATCCCAAGCCAGCACTTGAGAAGTATCACGGTCAGCCGATGCCGGGGGGTGATCTCCAGCACGAGCGTAAAACAGGCAACCTGATGAGGTCGCCTTTCAGCTTCAAGAAATACGGCAAAAGCGGAATCGAAGTGAGTGAGATCTTCCCTCATCTCGCCGAATGCGTTGACGATATGTGTTTCGTCCGTTCGGTCTACACCGAGATTCCGAATCATGAGCCCGCGCTGCTGATGATGAACACCGGCGCAAATTTCGCGGGTCGTCCGTCGATGGGCTCATGGCTTACCTACGGTCTGGGAACCACGAATAAGAATCTTCCTGGCTTTGTCGTCTTGTGCCCCGACGTCCCCACGACGGTCGGCCCTCCGCTTTGGTCGTCGGCGTTTCTCTCTCCCGTGCATCAGGGTACTTATGTTGCCGACACGATCGATAAATCGGAGTTCGATCCCCTGCAGCTCATTTCCAACATTCACAATGATCGGTTCGATCTGAAGGCCCAGCAGAAGGAGATCGATCTCGTGAAGGAGTTGGATGAGCTGAACGTAAAGTCGACTCCCGGAAGTTCACACGACCCCCAACTCGAGGCGACCATTGGCGCGATGGAGACAGCTTTTCGCATGCAGACAGAAGCGCCCGATGTGTTCGACGTTCGCAAGGAATCCGACGCGACTATCAAGATGTACGGTGAAGGTAGTACTGCCCGCGGTTGCCTCACCGCTGCGCGTCTCATCGAGCGTGGCGTGCGCATGGTCCAGATTTACTACGCCAAGGGCGATCCGTGGGATCACCACTTCGATATTGAAATGCACCGCAAGACGGGCCGCGACTCTGATCAACCCTTCGCAGCGTTGATTAAGGACTTGAAAGCGCGTGGGCTCTTCGATGAAACCATCATTGTGGCAGGCTCGGAATTTGGGCGCACTCCAGTGGTCGAGGTTGGGAGTGCCTTCATGGGTGGACAGACACACAATGGCCGGGATCACAATCCACACGGATTTACGATGTGGCTAGCTGGTGGTGGATTCAAGCAGGGCTTTACCTACGGTGCCACCGACGATTTTGGCTGGAAGGCGGTCGAGAATCCTGTGCACGTCCACGACATTCACGCGACGATTCTTTATCAGCTCGGCATCGACCACACAAAGCTCACCTATCACTACAGCGGGCGCGACTATCGACTGACGGACCTGGCAGGCAACGTGGTCCACGATCTGATCGCCTGA
- a CDS encoding glutathione peroxidase: MQRSIRKFEGVYMHRRLAASLLVITVACAPLGLSDEPATKQTVHDFSLVDINGKTVPLSIYKGKVLLIVNLASQSTYRDQIAALNDLEKQYAAEGLVVIGIPSSDFGDKELKDAAALREYYNNTAHVGFPLFAPAKLRGVNTIPLYSFLCDPKASVPGGNLHWNFTKFIIDREGKPLARYEVSEDPADVSFRVNIELALAGKLKKQLAREKDQTDDEDEN; the protein is encoded by the coding sequence ATGCAAAGATCGATCCGCAAATTCGAGGGAGTCTACATGCACCGCCGTCTCGCTGCGTCCCTTCTAGTGATCACCGTTGCTTGCGCACCGCTAGGGTTATCTGATGAGCCAGCCACGAAGCAGACGGTCCACGACTTCTCTCTTGTAGATATCAATGGCAAAACAGTTCCGCTCTCCATCTACAAGGGCAAGGTGTTGCTCATTGTTAATCTCGCCAGCCAATCCACGTACCGCGATCAGATTGCAGCGCTTAACGATCTCGAGAAGCAGTACGCTGCCGAGGGCCTTGTGGTCATCGGCATTCCGTCATCAGATTTCGGAGACAAGGAATTGAAAGACGCCGCGGCCCTGCGCGAGTACTACAACAACACCGCTCATGTTGGATTTCCGCTATTCGCTCCGGCAAAGCTTCGTGGTGTGAACACAATTCCCCTTTACTCCTTTTTGTGTGATCCCAAAGCAAGCGTTCCCGGAGGAAATCTGCACTGGAACTTCACCAAGTTCATCATCGATCGGGAAGGAAAACCGCTCGCTCGCTACGAGGTCAGCGAGGACCCTGCCGATGTCAGCTTCCGCGTCAACATTGAGCTCGCGCTTGCGGGCAAGCTGAAGAAACAGCTTGCGAGGGAAAAGGATCAGACCGATGACGAGGACGAAAACTAG
- the htpG gene encoding molecular chaperone HtpG codes for MSKQQFQTEVNQLLQLIVHSLYSHPEIFLRELISNSSDALDKLRYLTLTDEKYKALVGKGIEPPRIDLELDEANKTLSVSDTGIGMNEEDLVSHLGTIARSGTKNFLAQLSGDARKDSNLIGQFGVGFYSVFMVADKVEVVSRKAGEEKTFKWTSDGKTGFDIEEVPGADARDSAGTRVLIHFNDEGSQYANGWRLTEIVKKYSNHIEFPIFLTHDKSEWNAEKKESIKTRTTEQVNAASAMWQRPKSDLKDDDYKEFYKSITGDWEDPLFWFHTRAEGTLEYTTLFYIPAKAPLDLYQADYKGGVKLYVKRVFIMDDSKDLLPQYLRFVRGIIDSEDLPLNVSREILQQNKVLTNIKTASVKKILSELKAIATNDPGKYLQFIAEYNRPLKEGLYGDFANRETLLDLIRFKSSKVDGLTSLAEAKERMQPDQKALYYITGTSESMLRNSPLLEIYKKKGIEVLLLDDDIDEIVFSSIAKFGDIDLKAVSKSATSEDLKDDSAPDKAEEIKPLLEKIKATLGDAVKEVRASSRLADSPSVIVSDEDEPSARMRQMMQAMGQKDLPELKPTLEINPDHEIIRKLLVDTRNTKVEDAAWLLFDQALLLEGVPLEDPTTFVQRLNRVLNESI; via the coding sequence ATGTCGAAACAACAATTTCAGACCGAAGTAAACCAGCTACTCCAACTCATCGTCCATTCGCTCTACTCCCATCCGGAGATCTTTCTCCGCGAACTGATTTCCAACTCCTCCGATGCTCTCGACAAGCTCCGCTACCTTACCCTTACAGACGAGAAATACAAAGCTCTCGTCGGCAAGGGTATCGAGCCGCCGCGCATCGACCTGGAACTTGACGAAGCTAACAAGACACTCAGCGTCTCCGACACCGGCATCGGAATGAACGAAGAGGACCTCGTCTCGCACCTCGGCACCATCGCTCGCTCCGGCACCAAGAACTTCCTCGCCCAACTCTCCGGCGATGCACGCAAGGACTCGAACCTCATCGGCCAGTTCGGCGTCGGCTTTTATTCCGTCTTTATGGTCGCCGACAAGGTTGAGGTCGTGTCGCGCAAGGCCGGCGAAGAGAAGACCTTTAAGTGGACCAGCGATGGCAAGACCGGCTTCGACATCGAGGAGGTTCCCGGCGCCGATGCGCGTGATAGCGCTGGAACAAGAGTCCTCATCCATTTCAACGACGAGGGTTCACAGTACGCAAATGGCTGGCGTCTCACCGAGATCGTCAAGAAGTATTCGAATCACATTGAGTTTCCCATTTTCCTCACCCACGACAAAAGCGAGTGGAACGCCGAGAAGAAAGAATCCATCAAGACTCGTACCACCGAGCAAGTCAACGCTGCCAGCGCGATGTGGCAGCGCCCGAAGTCTGATCTGAAAGATGACGACTACAAGGAATTCTACAAATCCATCACCGGCGACTGGGAAGACCCGCTCTTCTGGTTCCACACCCGCGCCGAAGGCACGCTCGAGTACACCACCCTCTTCTACATTCCCGCCAAGGCTCCCCTCGATCTCTACCAGGCCGACTACAAGGGTGGCGTCAAGCTCTACGTCAAACGTGTCTTTATCATGGATGATTCCAAAGATCTACTTCCGCAGTACCTTCGCTTTGTTCGCGGCATCATCGATTCCGAAGATCTGCCGCTCAATGTTTCGCGCGAGATCTTGCAGCAGAACAAGGTGCTCACCAATATCAAGACCGCCAGTGTCAAGAAGATCCTCTCCGAGTTAAAAGCGATCGCCACCAATGATCCCGGGAAATACTTGCAGTTCATCGCCGAGTACAACCGTCCGCTCAAGGAAGGACTCTACGGCGACTTCGCCAACAGGGAGACGCTGCTCGACCTCATTCGCTTCAAGTCCAGTAAGGTCGATGGGCTCACCTCACTCGCCGAAGCTAAGGAGCGCATGCAGCCCGATCAGAAGGCGCTCTACTACATCACCGGCACCTCTGAGTCCATGCTCCGCAATTCTCCGCTGCTTGAGATCTACAAAAAGAAGGGCATTGAGGTCCTACTCCTCGACGACGACATTGACGAGATCGTCTTTTCTTCCATCGCCAAATTCGGCGATATCGATCTGAAAGCCGTCAGCAAGTCCGCCACCTCCGAAGACCTCAAAGACGACTCCGCGCCCGATAAAGCCGAAGAGATCAAGCCTCTGCTTGAAAAGATCAAGGCTACGCTAGGAGACGCGGTCAAAGAAGTTCGCGCTTCATCGCGGCTCGCCGATAGTCCCTCCGTCATCGTTTCCGACGAAGACGAGCCTTCAGCCCGCATGCGCCAGATGATGCAGGCCATGGGCCAAAAAGACCTGCCGGAGCTGAAGCCCACACTCGAGATCAATCCCGATCACGAGATCATTCGAAAGCTCCTCGTAGACACCAGAAACACAAAGGTGGAAGATGCGGCATGGCTGCTCTTCGACCAGGCGCTTCTGCTCGAAGGCGTGCCACTCGAGGACCCAACCACTTTCGTCCAGCGTCTGAACCGAGTGCTCAACGAATCGATCTAA
- a CDS encoding CHAT domain-containing protein, translated as MVSPRIHPGRCGWAMPLALIAALLPMQLASQTTQTLPPPGGLASGTQVAGSQLSRDENSSLDQLQAALNSAITARDARTVAKLQNQIGDLWFRAGNSSNSLEAYNQALAAAKRAQDAEQGVTALNGLGNLARNAGQLQQAMQAYQRALDVATAQNVTAGKAEALNGLALLSAAQKQPAKALDYANQALEIRRTLGDHSGEAQILAEIATGYNAAGDQTNALKYAQQAYDAFHASGDGRGEAMALIGMGDIYGSLRDKKAMDYYSRALAIARQSNFPRILATALNKLGTGENALGENQKALENFNEALSIFQRLNMADASGLTMNNIGLALSELGEKEKAIGYYNQALPILRAAGDRSGEATVLNDMGMVYQSLGDRQKALDYYNQALPIVMTKGDRATEEILLNNMGAAYVELGDKQKAVEVLDQAIALQTGVANRRGEGVARVSAGMAYHKMGDDQKALESINQGLDILRQVSDRQNEARAHTALARVYFDKRDIADARANLNQALPLAQAVNDPLILSPILYGMMWVHKDQPALAIFYGKQAVNLVQKVRSNMQGLDKSLQSTFVASKADFYHDLADLLINQGRLPEAQQVLDLLKQQEYSDYVRGAPTDALSALTLTPAEQKAEQDYEKSTGLIVAAGEQWAELKSNSARTPEQEQQFRQLSDQLNAANRALDDYYARLYVLFGKDSAANKQLADVKGNVSALEEQVAESPHTVALYTMVSNGYYRVILITPVATVAREFAIADTELNKDVADFERVLRDPLSDPKPQAQLLYNILIGPVKTELDQAKAETLVWSLDGVLRYIPIAALYDGKQYMVEKYNTVTITPASISLLEDKPDVANLSVVAMGIARKYEEGLPALPSVANELRDVARDPKMQGANGALPGTILLDNQFTEKAMEDQLSARHGVVHIASHFVFKPGDDSQSYLLLASKDEGSTGFHLTVADFRDNRNLALRHTDLLTLSACETGISGNSGNGREVDGLGTTAQLKGAKSVISSLWEVSDSSTGELMADFYRRWSSGSGKTAKVEALRQAQLDLLMGRIKPKSDFANPDALTSFAHPFYWAPFVLMGNWR; from the coding sequence ATGGTGAGCCCGCGCATTCACCCTGGACGCTGCGGATGGGCAATGCCGCTGGCTCTCATAGCTGCCCTGTTGCCCATGCAACTCGCCAGCCAGACCACTCAGACATTGCCGCCGCCCGGTGGTTTGGCGTCGGGTACGCAGGTTGCGGGTTCGCAACTGTCGCGTGATGAAAATTCCAGTTTGGATCAGCTTCAGGCAGCATTGAATTCTGCAATTACGGCTCGCGATGCTCGAACTGTGGCGAAACTGCAGAATCAGATTGGCGACCTTTGGTTCCGTGCCGGAAACTCCAGCAATTCGCTCGAAGCCTACAACCAAGCTTTGGCGGCAGCAAAACGGGCACAGGATGCGGAGCAAGGCGTGACCGCGCTCAACGGACTGGGAAACCTGGCTCGGAATGCCGGTCAGCTCCAGCAAGCGATGCAGGCCTATCAGCGGGCTCTCGACGTTGCTACCGCGCAAAATGTCACGGCCGGTAAGGCGGAGGCGCTCAATGGCCTCGCGCTCCTCTCTGCCGCTCAGAAACAGCCGGCGAAGGCATTGGACTACGCAAACCAGGCCTTGGAGATCCGGCGCACTCTCGGCGACCACTCCGGCGAGGCGCAGATCCTTGCCGAAATTGCCACCGGCTACAACGCCGCGGGAGATCAAACGAACGCACTCAAATACGCGCAGCAGGCCTACGATGCTTTCCATGCGTCTGGCGACGGGCGCGGCGAGGCCATGGCGCTCATCGGCATGGGCGACATCTATGGCAGTCTCAGAGACAAGAAGGCAATGGACTATTATTCTCGGGCTCTTGCCATTGCCCGCCAATCGAACTTCCCGCGCATACTGGCAACAGCGCTGAACAAGTTGGGTACCGGCGAAAATGCGCTTGGAGAAAACCAGAAAGCGTTGGAAAACTTCAACGAGGCTCTATCGATCTTCCAGCGCTTGAACATGGCCGATGCAAGTGGGCTAACGATGAACAACATCGGCCTTGCCTTGTCCGAACTGGGAGAGAAGGAAAAAGCGATCGGCTACTACAACCAGGCTTTGCCCATTCTGCGCGCCGCGGGCGATCGCAGCGGCGAGGCAACGGTACTGAACGACATGGGGATGGTTTATCAGAGTCTTGGCGACCGGCAGAAGGCGCTCGATTACTACAACCAGGCGCTGCCCATCGTAATGACGAAGGGAGACCGCGCAACGGAAGAGATACTGCTGAACAACATGGGCGCGGCTTACGTTGAACTCGGAGACAAACAAAAGGCCGTCGAAGTTCTGGATCAGGCCATCGCACTGCAAACCGGTGTCGCCAATCGACGTGGCGAAGGCGTTGCACGGGTGAGCGCGGGTATGGCGTATCACAAAATGGGTGACGATCAAAAGGCGCTTGAGTCCATCAACCAGGGCCTCGACATTCTTCGCCAGGTGAGCGATCGACAAAATGAGGCGCGCGCTCACACTGCACTCGCCAGAGTTTACTTCGATAAACGGGACATCGCCGACGCGCGTGCGAATTTGAATCAGGCTTTGCCTCTCGCCCAAGCCGTCAACGATCCCCTCATCTTGTCTCCCATCCTTTACGGCATGATGTGGGTACACAAGGATCAGCCCGCCTTAGCCATCTTCTATGGGAAGCAAGCGGTGAACCTGGTGCAAAAGGTGCGCAGCAATATGCAAGGACTCGACAAATCCCTGCAATCCACTTTTGTTGCGTCCAAGGCGGATTTTTATCACGATCTCGCCGATCTGCTCATAAACCAGGGCCGGCTGCCGGAGGCGCAACAAGTCCTCGACTTGCTCAAGCAGCAGGAATATTCAGACTATGTGCGTGGCGCGCCAACTGACGCGCTGAGTGCGCTGACACTCACCCCGGCAGAACAGAAGGCAGAGCAGGATTACGAGAAGTCAACCGGACTGATTGTGGCAGCGGGCGAACAGTGGGCGGAACTCAAGAGCAACAGCGCGCGCACACCGGAACAAGAGCAGCAATTCCGGCAGCTCTCCGATCAACTCAATGCGGCGAATAGAGCGCTGGACGACTACTATGCAAGGCTTTATGTGCTTTTCGGCAAAGACAGTGCGGCGAATAAGCAACTGGCAGACGTGAAAGGAAACGTGAGCGCCCTTGAAGAGCAGGTCGCGGAATCGCCTCACACCGTTGCGCTCTACACGATGGTGTCCAACGGCTACTACCGAGTGATTCTGATCACCCCGGTAGCGACAGTGGCGCGTGAGTTTGCAATTGCAGACACAGAGTTGAACAAAGATGTGGCGGATTTCGAACGGGTGTTGCGCGACCCGCTAAGCGATCCGAAACCGCAGGCACAGCTTCTGTACAACATCCTGATTGGCCCGGTAAAGACGGAACTCGACCAGGCAAAGGCTGAGACGCTTGTATGGTCACTGGATGGCGTATTGCGCTATATACCGATAGCGGCGCTCTATGACGGGAAGCAATACATGGTAGAGAAGTACAACACCGTGACAATTACGCCTGCCAGTATCTCGCTTCTCGAGGACAAGCCGGATGTCGCCAACCTCAGCGTGGTCGCGATGGGCATAGCCCGCAAGTATGAGGAGGGATTGCCAGCTCTTCCTTCGGTGGCAAACGAACTCCGCGATGTCGCGAGAGACCCGAAGATGCAAGGCGCAAACGGCGCTTTACCGGGAACGATTCTGCTTGACAATCAGTTTACCGAGAAAGCGATGGAGGACCAGCTGAGCGCTAGGCACGGGGTGGTCCACATCGCCAGCCACTTTGTTTTCAAGCCCGGGGACGACAGTCAAAGCTATCTGTTGCTCGCCAGCAAAGACGAAGGAAGCACGGGATTTCATCTGACGGTGGCAGACTTTCGAGATAACAGAAATCTAGCGCTGCGCCATACGGATTTGCTCACGCTTTCCGCCTGCGAGACGGGAATCAGCGGCAATTCTGGCAATGGTCGCGAAGTGGATGGGCTGGGCACGACGGCGCAACTGAAAGGGGCCAAGTCCGTAATCTCATCGTTGTGGGAAGTGAGCGACTCGAGTACCGGCGAACTGATGGCCGACTTTTATCGGCGTTGGTCCTCGGGGAGCGGCAAAACCGCAAAGGTGGAGGCGCTTCGCCAGGCGCAGTTAGATCTGCTGATGGGCAGAATAAAACCAAAATCGGACTTCGCTAATCCCGACGCACTGACAAGCTTTGCGCACCCATTCTACTGGGCTCCATTTGTACTCATGGGAAACTGGAGATAA